The genomic stretch cacttcagtaaACCTTATGCTACACACAATTTGTTCTTATTACCAGGCAAGTGAATGTAGACTGTCTGACCTGTCGCCCTCATCTCCTGTTCATTATGTAAAAATTGTGCTTACGCAGGTATTCCTTTGCCATTGTTGGCATCAACATCACAGACCTGGCATACTCTCTGCTGGCGAGCGGAGCCTTGAAGACGCACTTGTACAACGTTGCCCCGGAGATGCCCAGTCTCATGCACTTTCAGCAGACTTTCTGTGAGTTTGCAGAATCCTTTCAATTGCTTAAAGTAAAGAGTCATATGAATGTGCTCAGTGAGGTGGTCTTGCTGAATGAGACCCAAGGCAGAGAGGTCTTTCCAGATCATTCCGGCCCAGTTTAACCCTGGTCTGCGTGGCAGTGGTAGCTCTTGTTGACATAGGGGAGCAGTTATGAATAGGGAGAGTGGTAGCTTTCCTTGATCTTGTTGATTATCTgtctcccccaacccccacccaggCTACCTCATGCAGGAGTTCCACAAGTTCTGGGTTGAACAGGACCCCTGTGACATCATGGAGTTCAACTGCATTCGCAACAAGTTCCACAAAAGGATCCTGAAGCAGCTGAGCAATCCCAACATGGCCTTATGCCCCCACTTTGCTGCTTCAGGCCTTCTCCTGGTCAACTTGTAGTCACCTTTGACCCCTGGTCTCTCCTCGCCTGCCAGCTGTCTCGCATCACTGCCAATTATTTATCCCTGTTCCACATATCATCCCACTTATCTTACCATCACATTACCATCACAGTCCATACTGCCAGCAGCCCCACTGATGACCGTGCTGATTGTGTGCATACAGGACGCTGCTGAAACGCTTTAATCCACGGGGCCCTGTGATTGGCACATTCATCAGTagagccaatcacacagctGCTCTTGAATAAGCTTAGCCATTCAAGCTGTTTATTGTCCTGCAAGATAACTTTTGTTTGCTGATGCGGTCCAACTTCAGAAATTCATTgacaaacaaaatgtggaaCAATGTTATCTAGTATTGGCATTGATCTATCTTTATATATTACAGGTGATAATTTAGAGAATTTATAAATGGTGTGCCAACAGGAGGTAAAAGATGTAATCTCaacaaatgtactgtaaaaaacAATGATTGCTTATTGTTTATGAGAAACTGTGTAATGTGGCACACTGGTTCTTTGTTCTAATTGCCAAAGCAATAATTCCAAGGTTTGTCTGGGCATTGTGATTGTCAGTGCAGGTGCAAATGCTGTTTTTCATCTTTAGTATGAAACCATACATTGCCAGTGGTGATCACATTTCGTATTGTAAGTGTGATGTTACAAGGACTCTCCATCAACATTGGCACTATTTCTTTATACCATACTAAATATTTGTGCTGAGTATTAATTTAAAagacagtattttttattttgcaactgTTTTCCATGACATTCACTCTATTATATTTGCATGCTTTTCTACGTTTAATCTTTGTGTACAAGCTTACTAACCCCTGTgacttttggaaaatattaatatgcaaGTTTGAACTGAAGTTGATCTATAGCTGTTGAGTTCTTGGCATTAAATCATGGCTGTATAGCACACTCAATTTTTATGTCATGCATAGCTCTGTCTTAGGAAAGCAATGTAGAATCTTACACTGCTGGAATTTATCATTGTGTCCGAGTGTAAAATTCTGTATGGGTGTGACATTGCTTTTTTGCGGTCTTGTACAGTGATACTCCAGTGTAAATGGTCTGTTTATGATAACTGTCGTCTTCAGCTTGCTTTGctcagaaaaatgtgttatcTTTATATACATCTGGTATAAATGattgattgtgtttttgtacttttgtaaaTAGTTTGATCAATATTGGTAAAATGGAATTTGTGTTTTAGGTAAAGGACATTTCTTAAATGTGCAATGATTATTTTAGGAGTAGTTCATACCACAGCTTTTAACACCTTTTATAATACAATAGGCACAAGTTCATCAACTCAGAGTCTGCATAACTGTGTATATTGGCAACACATTGTTTGCTTTGCCTAgatgtatgcaaataaaatgtgcactgGTTGTGCATTCGCTTGTGTAATGTCCTCTAGAAACTGTGCGGTGAGAAATGATGCTTGGAATTTATACAAACTGTGTAATATAATAAAAGACAATACTAAAGCAGTGTTTTCTTTCATATTCTCTAATAGAAACCATACTATGCTAGCAGTTGCTGCAGTAGTTTTAGCCATTTTGGAGCTGGTTAACCTAAATACCTTTTCTTGCATCCAAGTAGTTTGTTAGGAATAAAGCTAGAAAACTGGGTGTAGGTCAAGACAGATACTTTATTTAGCAAGGTacaaaattatacaaaatgTAGAAAACCCTTGTTATGCAGTGGGAGGAGCATCAGGACCAGCCCATCAGGTACAGTTGCCACTAGATTTAAGATGCAGCCTACAttcactggccacttcattaggtacacccaTCAAATATTGAACAGATACTCCAGAACAGATGGAATTCTTTgcagcatggattcaacaagccGCTGAAATCATTCCATTCGACGTGTTGTACGTTTAGAGATGCCCGtctgcacacacaatcacttcTCATgcaatactgaaatatttcaataaccCTTCACAGTCATTCATATGATTACTCAAATCTGATTACTAAATTTACATCAAAGGGGCAAACCATATCACCTGCGTACATGACAATCGACAGGCAATACTACCCCCTGAGATACCATTTGCGGCTGCTTAGTGGCCTACGGCCTTCCCCTAGCTGCAGCTTATTCAATTCGTAAAGTTACCGGACATCATATATGCTCTAAGCCGAAAAAACCTTGATGTTACCATTGCAGATACAAATTCTACTCCGTACATCAAACCTCTAGGAGAAATCTCATTATTATCCGCCTTGAAAGAATTGATTGAAGAACTGTGAATACAAGTAATATGCATGTGATATTGAAAACATGAGCACAGTATATGGTAACAATAGCTTTAAGATCTACATCCACTAATATTCAATAAACATGAGTCATTCCAGTAAGGGCTagacatatttaaatatttgctaATAAAACAGTGAGATGGTACTGAATCCACGGAGACActcaaaacatatatatatatatataaaatagaaaataaataaatttggggTGCATAAATCAGCTAATTCATAAATGAGAACGtgagcattctttttttttttttttggtaacgCTGATAGATGCCGTTCGGAATACAGGCTTTTAGAAAACCAATGAGGTAAGCACTTCGGACTTCATTCGGTCTCTGCCAGGAAGCCCGTGCAAATGAAGCTTGACATCACATCCTCGTGTCGCGGTTTTGTCATGCCCATTGACTGCGACTCTCCAGCTCTTCCGGTATATTCTTCAAGGCGGAGTGACTGCTGTCCGGGGTGCTGAAACTGTAAGTAAGTGCCGTAGTGTTCAAGGCGTCTGATTATTCTTACACGGGAAAATGATATCTTGAACAATTCCTATAATTGTGTTTGTCTCGCTTGAATTTAATATTTGGCTTTACAGCAGTCagctaatttaattattttaaggcaccgtatttccttttatttttatttttttttagcaatgaAACCAAGTCACGAAAGCTGTATTAGATAAACATGGAGATACAAcgataattatttattttcagaaataataaCTGAGTCGCGTTTCGAAGTCACGCTTGATCCGTTGCAACCTATTGCCACTAACGAAATGACTTTACATTTGCAACAAGATTTTCAGCTTCCACGAACAATCTGCACACTCATAATTGTTAAAGCATGCCAGTGTTCCGGTTGCATCTGCTTTTCCCTATATATTCCATATTGTGATCTGACAATATTTCATTCTGTCTCTTTAAGGCAGCATAACGTTGGGACTACAATTCGCTGGACTATTCGAGGTAAATGACGTAAAATTGCAATTGATCTACAAGTTCGATGTATACATAAAGAagttgcatgtatttatttttaaaaagacattttgtatttaatatttaataatgtttCCCTCCTGAAACGATGGAATGGTTGCTGTGCAAAGCACCATACCAGTAACACGTGGGCTATATGCAATTCCCGTTTTCTTTCCCAAGTGTCTGCTTCGACTGACACCAGTCTTGCTTTAAAATCAGGTGGTCAGTACATAGTTTGTACAGAGTGGTATACGTTGTGCTCGGAACCAGCGTGattttaatttagctttttcaTTTAATGACACTTTATTAGGATGCATTAGGGCATTTTATAAAAAGGCAATTCTAGATAaggattttgaaaagaaaatctcTGGACTATTTTCACATGACTTGATTCTTAacgcatcatcatcatcatcgttattattattattattagcgaTATTTTATCATGCAGTCTTAAAGTaacacaaacatactgtatctgtgtcGATTCGCAAAAATTCCAGACACATGTACAGGTCATAGCCTAGCCAGAAGATTAGAGTCGAGCCAAGTCAGTTGGACCTGGCTGCAGTGCAAAAATATGAGTCAGGAGCCGCATAAGGTGTGAGtgactctgctgttctgactgggGTTGAACCAAGGCTAACAATGAGTGTGTCCTGACTGTGGGGCCACAGAGCACAGATCAATAAGAGGTGCTACAAATCATGACTGCCATAAAAAAGGAGACTTTTCATGAAATGCGAAAACTGTTTAATTAATGcattatatttcatgttttacttacatggtgttttgaaataaacataattAGCTACAGAGCAacgaaacatttaaaatacatagcTCATGATGCTGGTTTGCTCTTTCTACCTCAAACTCAAAAATTTAGATACAAGGTTTTTGCATGACAATGACAAAAAAGTTAATAGGTATTATACATGTTTTTGCGAATGAAGTTTAATGCTTAATGCGAATGCTTAAAAGGACCCTTAGCTAAGCATACAGAACAGATGCTGTTCTAAATCAGTTACTGCTTGAAATCCTGCAGCAATGTTTGGATTTTAGGGAGAGTCTGATGCATTGTATCTATGTACAGACAAACCCAGTTAATACTCTCCAGTTCTCGACTGTCACTGTTGACCACGTTAATCTGGTTTACCACTGACTAATACGTTATACACAGGTACTTTAGTCTGTTACAATGACCCAGCTTGACCCAAGTCTGAGAGCAGTAAGAAAGGTTTGAGTTGGGTCAATCAAGAAGTACATTTGGTGACTCaacccccacctcacctcaccctCTCAGGGGTTTGTCTGTGTCACTAAGATGCCATTGGCAAACATGGCTTTGCCAGCTGacatgtctgtgtgctgtaggtCAGGGAGTGATGGACAGGCAGCGCGAGGGTACGTTTAACGGGGCGGCGTGTAACGGAGCCCTGGAGCGGAGGTCCATGGTGCTGGTTTCGGAGGTGCACGGCCAGCAGATTCTCAGCGTGCTGCGAGGTTTCAGGGAGAGGAGCCTCCTCTTTGACTTCAGCATCCTGGTGAGAGGCGAGACCATCCAGTGCCACCGCTGTGTGCTAGCAGCCTGCAGCGACTTCTTCAGGTAAGAGCTCAATGAGTGCAGAGTGCTCAGGGTCAGGACACGAGACATAGATTCACTGTGATCTGTATGTGAATGCTGGATAACATTCAGCTGGTGCAGTATGCAATCTCACTGTTGTACTGTTGTTCTTTGTTCTATGTGTACTATATCAATACTTTATACTGTGGCTATTGTATTGAGATGAGTTGCATACAGAGGGTTAAGTGACTAAGTGTTTTTTGCTGCAGTTTGTATTATAACCTTAATATTATACAAGCGTAACATTCAGCTTGAGACACTGTATCTTATTTGCATATAAAGCTGCACGTATGTATAGAGCTTTATGCATGCAACTAGCTGAGATttgttgtgcatgtgtacttCCCTCTTTGCAGGGCCATGTTCGAGGTCAACATGAGAGAACGTGATGATGGGAGTGTCACCATGAGTCACCTGTCTCCTAAAGCCATCCGGGCCTTTCTGGACTTTGCTTACTCGGGTGAAACGGAGATCACGGAGGACAACGTGGACATGTTCTTCCAACTTTCCTCCTTCCTGCAGGTCTCCATTCTCTCAAAAGCCTGCAGTGACTTCCTCATCGAGACTCTGGACCTGTCCAACTGCCTGCAGCTGCTGGCCATCGCCGAAGGCTATGGCTCCACGCGCCTCCACCAGCACGCCATGGAGTTCATCGTCCAGAACTTCCACAGCCTCTCCAAGACTTCGGACTTCCTGGAGATGACTGTCAGCGTTCTGGAAAAGTGCCTGGGGGCTGACGAGCTCAACGTCCCGGACGAGGAGTCCGTGTTGAGGGCGCTCCTCCGGTGGGCCGATCATGAGCCGGAGGGCCGGCGGCGGCTGCTGCCCGACCTCCTCCTGCTGGTTCGGCTGCACCAGCTGCCAATGGCCATCCTGGAGGAGGTGAGCCAGTCCGAGGGCCCACTGTCCGACGACGGGGACTGTGCCAAGACGGTCAAGGGTGCCATTGCCAACCTGCGGGAGTTCAGCGGCTTCTTCCTGGACGCCAGGCCCTCCACCACCGACTGCTACATCTACGTGCACAAGACGGAAGAGAACGGCGAGATCCGCCACACCTTCTGCTACAACATCGAGACGGACCGCTGGAAGGAGCTCCCGCAGGCCCT from Anguilla anguilla isolate fAngAng1 chromosome 12, fAngAng1.pri, whole genome shotgun sequence encodes the following:
- the kbtbd3 gene encoding kelch repeat and BTB domain-containing protein 3, producing MDRQREGTFNGAACNGALERRSMVLVSEVHGQQILSVLRGFRERSLLFDFSILVRGETIQCHRCVLAACSDFFRAMFEVNMRERDDGSVTMSHLSPKAIRAFLDFAYSGETEITEDNVDMFFQLSSFLQVSILSKACSDFLIETLDLSNCLQLLAIAEGYGSTRLHQHAMEFIVQNFHSLSKTSDFLEMTVSVLEKCLGADELNVPDEESVLRALLRWADHEPEGRRRLLPDLLLLVRLHQLPMAILEEVSQSEGPLSDDGDCAKTVKGAIANLREFSGFFLDARPSTTDCYIYVHKTEENGEIRHTFCYNIETDRWKELPQALITDPPGSSLAGFGESLFLTGGCRGNCCRAVRLHIAEPFHDATDEAWCYCPAQNSLTQVPTMKKPRTMHTSVTALRRIYVIGGKTRGPRSIRSLLDVEYYDPLSRDWRSVSPLPRGIYYPEASACNGVIYTLGSEVEISDVFNPSLDCFFQYNAVTDQWCQLVAEFGQFFHATLVKAVPVNDVLYLCDLSTYKVYSFCPETCVWKGEGSFECAGFNAGAIGISDKIYILGGDYSPDEITDEVQVYHSSRSEWEEVSPMPRALTEFHCQVMRFNRDRDPWKADQ